One genomic segment of Sminthopsis crassicaudata isolate SCR6 chromosome 2, ASM4859323v1, whole genome shotgun sequence includes these proteins:
- the KIF16B gene encoding kinesin-like protein KIF16B isoform X12: protein MFRFNHPKEAAKLREKRKSGLLSSFSLSMTDLSKSCENLSAVMLYNPGSLFPVKGPICLRLEFERQQREELEKLENKRKLIEEMEEKQKSDKAKLERMQQEVESQRKETEIVQRQIRKQEESLKRRSFHIENRLKDLLAEKEKFEEERLREQQEIELQKKRQEEESFLKVKEELQRLQELNNNEKAEKIQIFQELDRLKKEKDEQCAKFEREKKRLEEQEKEQLMLVAHLEEEVREKQDMIQLLKHGDVQRLEEEIRDLEEIRGSLLKFKEAGCKGEEDEEELEKAQLNFLNFKRKQLEQLTTLEKDLVQQRDLLEKEVANEWEILECLTGVTEDLNLLEGNDGTLLKGVQVAEDLEKIKPTEYRLQYKKRQLQYLTQNLLPLLLEEKQRAFEILDRGLLGLDNTLYQVEKEREEKEKQLAQYRANANQLQKLQATFEFTANIARQEEKVRKKEKEILESREKQQREALEQAVAKLEKRHTALQRRSTLDVEIEEQKQKLATLNSNNSEQSDLRASLESEQKALEQDRERLEWEIQQLKQKLREVDGIHKGCQGTLGGSRFHSNSPTSAAKSQSPLLPLVDDRLNAYIEEEVQRRLQNVHPRTGDNICFSQSTEMRRDNEKLHNGTIQRKLKYEKRQSWPSHYLVPLRPVGDTNSSIIINEEISQVDSKKEESHSVTWSILDSTNSLFVSKGKAYQKRNQCSEQEFLCEINHKQTCPESTGSFDQDCCYENRPLDFLQINQGSIKCLQDKIKNLNYSKYMALTGEEVLSSRIESNWTFLQHRSNTTSVESYKNETRQSDMLCLFLSDSFSNEKSPSKSDPQEFPSPLLYCEQHLEKELHRTKQSPLPPTDVRTDTLYGLEYFYSKFSSIYKDSRSHLLQNSTKMLNQARHMGSLCDPKGITSQVTTLIRNLPVLRNLPLETYWKSYLKWSDPPPLNDAQVVMSNKDQLEKILPTQSPMHYMTSAISLTTGLQSSSQSSVFQRICDNTRNLSAFKQTLVQFPAKLLRLQELSLKGLLDCVTYIFPELWTQIDEVKGIYWLAVANCKEPDPQPACLIMCSSAFYAFLLSNDCPDSLYIFHILPLTMLREIQIGFGGQCVRLLGSTEEHLLTLFSYNKNFTQQICCELLSSLMSVSDGNMCFDHPLLREDLVQLSLDWRTEVTDLVLTSGVKMTSKFQSTLVDIIYFLHGNMDRNIPSLAEVQLLLYTTVKVKSDSSQTCCKSLVLLNTYIGLVREDCVFYPLIISPRISPQRSQFDLIKFRALSEFRCIVADQKNLLEVELVFFKKHKITSDSRIGFSGHHLSNSPSHIVNTSNDSSEVWKLTFNSQDEVLWLIRYLTRL, encoded by the exons CAGTCTTTTTCCTGTTAAAGGACCAATCTGTTTAAG GCTTGAATTTGAGAGGCAACAGCGTGAGGaactggaaaaattagaaaataaaag gaaactcattgaagaaatggaagaaaaacaaaaatcagacaaAGCAAAATTAGAACGAATGCAACAAGAAGTGGAGTCACAACGCAAGGAAACAGAAATAGTGCAGCGACAAATCCGGAAACAGGAGGAGAGCTTGAAACGCCGTAGCTTTCATATTGAGAATCGGCTGAAAGATTTGctagctgaaaaagaaaaatttgaagaagAACGGCTCAGAGAGCAGCAGGAGATAGAGCTTCAGAAGAAAAGGCAAGAAGAAGAGAGTTTTCTCAAAGTCAAGGAAGAACTCCAGCGGCTTCAGGAGCTCAATAACAATGAAAAGGCTGAGAAGATACAGATATTCCAAGAACTTGAcagacttaaaaaagaaaaagatgaacaaTGTGCCAAGTTTGAACGAGAAAAAAAGAGACTTGAGGAACAGGAAAAAGAGCAGTTGATGCTTGTTGCTCATCTCGAAGAAGAAGTCAGGGAGAAACAAGATATGATACAACTTCTGAAGCATGGTGATGTCCAGCGGTTGGAAGAAGAGATAAGGGACCTTGAAGAAATCAGAGGCTCTCTTTTGAAATTTAAAGAAGCCGGGTGTAAgggggaagaagatgaagaagaattagagaaagcACAGCTTAATTTCCTGAACTTCAAGAGAAAGCAACTTGAACAATTGACTACTTTGGAAAAGGACCTAGTTCAGCAGCGGGATCTCCTTGAAAAAGAAGTGGCAAATGAATGGGAAATTTTAGAGTGTTTAACAGGTGTCACTGAAGATTTGAATTTGCTCGAAGGAAATGATGGAACTCTCTTGAAGGGAGTACAGGTGGCCGAAGACTTAGAGAAAATAAAGCCAACAGAATATAGGCTGCAGTATAAAAAACGTCAGCTTCAATATCTCACACAGAATCTTTTGCCACTTTTATTGGAAGAGAAGCAAAGAGCCTTTGAAATCCTTGACAGAGGCCTTCTCGGCTTAGACAATACTCTTTATCAAgttgagaaagaaagggaagaaaaagagaaacagcttGCCCAGTACAGGGCCAATGCCAACCAGCTGCAGAAACTccaagccacatttgaattcactGCCAACATTGCTCGTCAGGAAGAGAAagttaggaaaaaggaaaaggaaatcctTGAATCAAGGGAGAAACAACAGAGAGAAGCGCTGGAACAAGCTGTCGCTAAATTGGAAAAGAGACATACTGCGCTTCAGCGACGCTCTACTTTAGATGTGGAGATTGAAGAGCAGAAGCAAAAGCTGGCCACTCTCAATAGTAATAACAGTGAGCAGTCAGATCTCAGGGCTAGTCTAGAATCTGAACAAAAAGCCTTAGAACAGGACCGAGAAAG GTTAGAGTGGGAAATTCAACAGCTGAAGCAAAAACTACGTGAAGTTGATGGTATTCATAAAGGGTGCCAGGGAACCCTGGGGGGGAGTCGATTTCATTCTAACTCCCCAACCAGTGCAGCAAAATCTCAGTCTCCTCTGCTTCCACTGGTTGATGACAG GCTTAATGCTTACATTGAAGAAGAAGTACAGCGGCGTCTGCAGAATGTCCATCCCAGAACTGGAGATAATATCTGTTTCTCCCAGTCTACAGAAATGCGAAGG gATAATGAAAAACTTCACAATGGCACCATTCAGCGTAAGCTAAAGTATGAG AAAAGACAATCTTGGCCATCGCACTATCTGGTTCCACTTCGACCTGTTGGTGATACAAATTCTTCCATTATCATTAATGAAGAAATAAGTCAAGTAgactcaaagaaagaagaaagtcatTCAGTGACTTGGAGCATATTAGATTCTACAAATTCCTTATTTGTGTCAAAAGGGAAAGCCTACCAAAAAAGGAACCAGTGTTCAGAGCAAGAGTTTTTATGTGAAATTAATCATAAGCAAACTTGTCCTGAATCTACTGGTAGTTTTGATCAAGATTGTTGTTATGAAAATCGTCCTCTcgattttcttcaaataaatcagggaagtataaaatgtttgcaaGATAAGATAAAGAATCTCAATTATTCAAAATACATGGCATTGACTGGTGAAGAAGTCCTCAGCTCACGGATTGAATCCAATTGGACTTTCCTACAGCATAGATCCAACACCACCTCTGTAGAGAGTTACAAAAATGAGACCAGACAGAGCGATATgctttgcttatttctttctgattctttttccaatgagaagAGTCCATCCAAATCAGATCCCCAGGAGTTCCCTTCCCCACTTCTTTATTGTGAACAGCACCTTGAAAAGGAGTtacacagaacaaaacaaagccCCCTTCCACCTACAGATGTTAGGACAGATACACTCTATGGTTTGGAATACTTTTATAGCAAGTTTTCTAGCATTTATAAAGATTCCAGGAGTCACCTTCTCCAAAATAGCACAAAGATGCTCAACCAAGCAAGACATATGGGTAGCCTCTGTGACCCCAAGGGTATTACCTCCCAAGTAACAACATTAATTAGAAATTTGCCAGTACTTAGAAACTTGCCTCTGGAGACATACTGGAAGTCATACTTGAAGTGGTCAGATCCACCTCCTTTAAATGATGCTCAAGTTGTCATGAGTAACAAGGACCAACTAGAAAAAATTTTGCCAACACAGAGTCCCATGCATTATATGACCTCAGCCATCTCATTAACCACAGGTTTACAAAGTTCTTCTCAAAGCTCTGTTTTCCAGCGTATATGTGACAATACCAGAAATCTCTCTGCATTCAAGCAGACTCTTGTGCAGTTTCCAGCTAAACTACTGAGACTTCAGGAATTATCTTTAAAAGGCCTATTAGATTGTGTAACCTATATCTTCCCTGAGCTTTGGACCCAAATAGATGAAGTAAAAGGTATTTACTGGCTTGCCGTTGCTAATTGCAAAGAGCCAGACCCACAGCCAGCCTGTTTAATAATGTGCAGTTCAGCCTTCTATGCCTTTCTTCTATCAAATGATTGCCCAGACTCATTAtacatttttcatattcttcctCTTACTATgcttagagaaattcaaattggTTTTGGAGGACAATGTGTACGGCTTCTGGGCTCCACAGAAGAACACTTGCTCACTTTGTTTAGTTACAACAAAAATTTCACTCAGCAGATATGCTGTGAGCTACTAAGTTCCTTAATGTCTGTGTCAGATGGTAACATGTGTTTTGATCATCCTTTGCTTAGGGAAGATTTAGTCCAGCTTTCACTTGATTGGAGAACAGAAGTTACTGATTTGGTTTTGACAAGTGGAGTGAAAATGACATCTAAATTCCAAAGTACCCTAGTTGACATTATTTACTTTCTTCATGGAAACATGGACAGAAATATTCCCTCTCTGGCAGAggttcaattattattatatactacaGTCAAAGTAAAAAGTGACTCTAGCCAAACATGTTGTAAGTCATTAGTTCTTCttaatacatatattggactagtGAGAGAAGATTGTGTTTTCTATCCCCTTATTATTTCTCCAAGAATATCTCCTCAACGCTCACAATTTGATTTGATAAAGTTTCGTGCTTTAAGTGAGTTTAGATGTATTGTTGCAGACCAGAAAAACTTGTTAGAAGTAGAGCTTGTCTTTTTCAAAAAGCATAAAATTACATCTGATTCAAGAATTGGTTTTTCTGGACACCATTTGTCCAATTCCCCATCACATATTGTAAATACCTCAAATGATTCATCTGAGGTCTGGAAACTAACTTTCAATTCACAAGATGAAGTTCTTTGGCTAATTAGATACTTAACAAGATTGTAG